In one Streptomyces sp. R33 genomic region, the following are encoded:
- a CDS encoding FMN-binding negative transcriptional regulator: MFVPSSYREPDSSWMVDLIRGNPLALAVANGSPENGPFATHLPVIFDPETSGDWSGELPGATLLGHMNRANPHWSALETGGVLLLTFTGPHSYVSPTVYQKTPAAPTWNFTAVHVRGVVEKIDSMDETLGVVESTVRAFEGRFGNGWDMTESLGYFRKIAPAVGAFRFTVTGAEGMFKLSQEQPDEVRDRVQESFAQSACTYKRETAGLMSQLS; encoded by the coding sequence ATGTTCGTGCCCAGCTCTTACCGCGAACCGGACAGTTCGTGGATGGTGGACCTGATCCGTGGTAATCCATTGGCGCTCGCGGTGGCCAATGGCAGCCCCGAGAACGGTCCGTTCGCCACGCACCTCCCGGTCATCTTCGACCCCGAGACGTCCGGCGACTGGTCCGGCGAGCTGCCGGGGGCCACGCTGCTCGGACACATGAACCGGGCGAACCCGCACTGGTCGGCGCTGGAGACGGGCGGCGTGCTGCTGCTGACGTTCACCGGTCCGCACTCCTACGTGTCGCCCACGGTGTACCAGAAGACGCCGGCCGCCCCGACCTGGAACTTCACCGCGGTGCACGTCCGGGGCGTGGTGGAGAAGATCGACTCGATGGACGAGACGCTGGGTGTGGTGGAGTCCACCGTGCGCGCCTTCGAGGGGCGGTTCGGCAACGGCTGGGACATGACCGAGTCGCTCGGCTACTTCCGCAAGATCGCGCCCGCCGTGGGTGCCTTCCGCTTCACGGTGACCGGGGCCGAGGGCATGTTCAAGCTCAGCCAGGAGCAGCCGGACGAGGTGCGCGACCGCGTGCAGGAGTCGTTCGCGCAGAGCGCGTGCACGTACAAGCGCGAGACCGCCGGCCTGATGAGCCAGCTGTCCTGA
- a CDS encoding TetR/AcrR family transcriptional regulator codes for MGRSRDEKRDPAVSLALLWGEQEQPKRGPKPSLSVGRIVDTALAIADTEGLDALSMQGVAARLGVTTMALYRYVPGKAELLDLMVDAAFGPAPAVTDVPGGWRPQLDAWARACWEQYRRRPWMVAATGMRRQLMGPRQLAWLDSALAALSGTGLPYAQQHAAFLLVIGHVRSLAQQLVDDDEEGRQEWNRLTADVWKRHGDRFPALTAAIAGGAFAPRADDPLEFGLERILDGVAALIGNGG; via the coding sequence ATGGGCAGGAGCAGGGACGAGAAGCGCGATCCGGCGGTCAGCCTGGCGCTCCTGTGGGGCGAGCAGGAGCAGCCCAAGCGCGGCCCGAAGCCCTCGCTGAGCGTCGGGCGCATCGTGGACACCGCGCTCGCCATCGCCGATACGGAGGGGCTGGACGCGCTGTCCATGCAGGGCGTCGCCGCGCGCCTGGGCGTGACCACCATGGCCCTGTACCGCTACGTCCCCGGCAAGGCCGAACTGCTCGACCTGATGGTCGACGCCGCCTTCGGACCGGCTCCCGCCGTCACCGACGTGCCGGGGGGCTGGCGTCCGCAGCTGGACGCGTGGGCGCGTGCGTGCTGGGAGCAGTACCGGCGCCGGCCGTGGATGGTGGCCGCCACCGGGATGCGCCGGCAGCTCATGGGGCCCCGTCAGCTGGCCTGGCTCGACTCCGCCTTGGCCGCGCTGTCGGGGACGGGACTCCCGTACGCACAGCAGCACGCGGCCTTCCTGCTGGTCATCGGGCACGTCCGCAGCCTGGCGCAGCAGCTCGTCGACGACGACGAGGAAGGCCGCCAGGAGTGGAACCGGCTCACGGCGGACGTGTGGAAACGGCACGGCGACCGGTTCCCGGCACTGACCGCGGCCATCGCCGGCGGAGCCTTCGCCCCCCGCGCGGACGATCCGCTCGAGTTCGGGCTCGAGCGGATCCTGGACGGTGTCGCCGCGCTGATCGGGAACGGTGGGTGA
- a CDS encoding alpha/beta fold hydrolase, protein MLATVLATSAALLATPVVGLLGHRALRRAGNARLLRIDSPCGIDEQRFVRIGGIEQWISIRGEDTANPVVLEIHGGPGASHSVFATRTRSWEEHFTVVRWDMRGAGKTFGRSGPAGQGEMSFARLYEDALEVTRYARERLGAERVVLVGSSLGSVFGLRLARSHPELYSAYVGTDQNILDAGRDPSVHEALLARLRAAGRHKDAAAVAEMGSDPHRVTAEQRAAYDKLTVASDPLTLDTLKRVVLGSLWFSPLHSLRELGQYFAGMKFSAQLTPALAEFDDRADGTRFELPFFIFQGDRDVITPAGRARAFFDEVEAPAKEFALIEGASHFASFRRPDRFLQLMLTRVRPVLAEAARA, encoded by the coding sequence ATGCTCGCCACCGTCCTCGCCACCTCCGCCGCCCTCCTCGCCACGCCCGTCGTCGGCCTGCTCGGCCACCGCGCCCTGCGCCGCGCCGGCAACGCCCGGCTCCTGCGCATCGACAGCCCGTGCGGCATCGACGAACAGCGCTTCGTCCGGATCGGCGGCATCGAGCAGTGGATCTCGATCCGCGGCGAGGACACGGCCAACCCGGTGGTGCTCGAGATCCACGGCGGCCCCGGTGCCTCCCACTCGGTCTTCGCCACCCGCACCCGGTCCTGGGAGGAGCACTTCACGGTGGTGCGCTGGGACATGCGCGGCGCGGGCAAGACCTTCGGCCGCTCCGGTCCCGCAGGCCAGGGCGAGATGAGCTTCGCCCGGCTGTACGAGGACGCCCTCGAGGTCACCCGGTACGCTCGCGAGCGGCTCGGCGCCGAGCGGGTCGTCCTGGTCGGGAGCTCGCTCGGCAGCGTCTTCGGCCTGCGCCTGGCCCGCAGCCACCCCGAGCTGTACTCCGCCTACGTCGGCACCGACCAGAACATCCTGGACGCCGGGCGCGACCCCTCCGTCCACGAGGCGCTGCTGGCCCGGCTGCGCGCCGCCGGCAGGCACAAGGACGCCGCCGCAGTCGCGGAGATGGGCAGCGACCCGCACCGGGTGACCGCCGAGCAGCGGGCCGCGTACGACAAGCTGACCGTGGCCTCCGATCCCCTGACGCTCGACACCCTCAAGAGGGTCGTGCTGGGGTCGCTGTGGTTCTCGCCGCTGCACTCGCTGCGCGAGCTGGGGCAGTACTTCGCGGGCATGAAGTTCTCCGCGCAGCTCACCCCCGCCCTGGCAGAGTTCGACGACCGGGCCGACGGCACCCGCTTCGAGCTGCCGTTCTTCATCTTCCAGGGCGACCGGGACGTCATCACCCCGGCCGGGCGCGCCCGGGCCTTCTTCGACGAGGTCGAGGCCCCGGCCAAGGAGTTCGCGCTGATCGAGGGCGCGAGCCACTTCGCGTCGTTCCGCCGCCCGGACCGGTTCCTGCAGCTGATGCTGACCCGGGTCCGGCCGGTGCTGGCCGAGGCCGCGCGGGCTTAG
- a CDS encoding dihydrofolate reductase family protein has protein sequence MRKLTYFVGTSIDGFIAAPDGSFDFLMAHVTEDYVPHLAAEYPDTLPTAGRAALGVAEDVPNTRFDTVLMGRGTYAPGLSAGLSSPYAHLRQIVLSRSLTTSPDPAVEVTAEDPVALVRKLKQEDGLGIWLCGGADLAGQLFPEIDELIVKQYPVVAGAGIPLFRAGFSPRTFRLTDSHVFESGNLILTYTRAADESSAG, from the coding sequence ATGCGCAAGCTCACCTACTTCGTCGGCACCTCCATCGACGGCTTCATCGCCGCCCCTGACGGCAGCTTCGACTTCCTCATGGCGCACGTCACCGAGGACTACGTGCCGCACCTGGCCGCCGAGTACCCGGACACCCTCCCGACCGCGGGCCGCGCCGCCCTCGGTGTCGCCGAGGACGTGCCCAACACCCGCTTCGACACCGTGCTCATGGGCCGCGGCACCTACGCCCCGGGCCTGTCCGCCGGCCTCTCCAGCCCGTACGCCCACCTGCGGCAGATCGTGCTCTCCCGTTCGCTCACCACCAGCCCGGACCCGGCCGTCGAGGTGACCGCCGAGGACCCGGTCGCCCTGGTCCGCAAGCTCAAGCAGGAGGACGGGCTCGGGATCTGGCTCTGCGGCGGCGCCGACCTGGCCGGCCAGCTGTTCCCCGAGATCGACGAGCTGATCGTCAAGCAGTACCCGGTCGTGGCCGGTGCCGGCATCCCGCTCTTCCGCGCCGGTTTCTCGCCGCGCACCTTCCGCCTCACGGACAGCCACGTGTTCGAGAGCGGAAACCTCATCCTCACCTACACGAGGGCCGCCGACGAGAGCAGCGCCGGCTGA
- a CDS encoding response regulator transcription factor, which yields MSLTLTAPQTETAALALAPREQEALGHIAAGRTYLQTARHMGLSKHTVDAYLRRIRAKLGINSTAELTRLAISMGL from the coding sequence ATGAGCCTCACCCTCACCGCCCCGCAGACCGAGACCGCCGCCCTGGCCCTCGCCCCGCGCGAGCAGGAGGCACTGGGCCACATCGCCGCCGGCCGCACCTACCTCCAGACGGCCCGCCACATGGGACTGTCCAAGCACACCGTCGACGCCTACCTCCGCCGCATCCGCGCCAAGCTGGGCATCAACAGCACCGCCGAGCTCACCCGACTGGCCATCTCCATGGGGCTGTGA
- a CDS encoding acyl-CoA carboxylase epsilon subunit: MTADDRTALALAAMRITKGNPTAQDVAALAVLLASRLRHEAQAPPPQAPQAEGRVEKLPLHPRPSFTAPGAWAS; this comes from the coding sequence GTGACCGCCGACGACAGGACCGCCCTGGCACTGGCGGCGATGCGGATCACCAAGGGCAACCCGACGGCGCAGGACGTCGCGGCGCTGGCCGTGCTCCTCGCCTCCCGGCTCCGGCACGAGGCGCAGGCCCCGCCGCCGCAGGCCCCGCAGGCGGAGGGGCGGGTGGAGAAGCTGCCCCTGCACCCCCGGCCGTCCTTCACGGCGCCGGGCGCCTGGGCCTCGTAG
- the argB gene encoding acetylglutamate kinase produces MTASMHPAMAKAQSVGDALPWLARHQGRTVVIKLGGHAMVNEDLTAAFARDIVFLRYAGLRPVVVHGGGPQIDAELARRGLQREFRAGLRVTSPAAMDVVRMVLAGQVQRELVGLINRFGPLAVGMTGEDADTITAVRHVPWIDGEPVDVGRVGDVTRVNTGALESLLADGRIPVVSPLARSAEDGLVYNVNADTAAAALATALRAEALVMLTDVAGLYAGWPHSDEVIERLTACELEKLLPELSDGMVPKMTGCLNAVRGGVGAARVIDGRVPHSVLLQMFTDEGVGTVIVPDPDEAEILR; encoded by the coding sequence ATGACCGCCAGCATGCACCCGGCCATGGCCAAGGCCCAGTCCGTCGGCGACGCCCTGCCCTGGCTGGCCCGCCACCAGGGCCGTACGGTCGTCATCAAGCTGGGCGGACACGCCATGGTCAACGAGGACCTCACGGCGGCCTTCGCCCGTGACATCGTCTTCCTGCGCTATGCCGGGCTGCGGCCCGTGGTGGTGCACGGAGGAGGCCCCCAGATCGATGCCGAGCTCGCACGGCGGGGCCTGCAACGCGAGTTCAGAGCCGGACTGCGCGTCACCTCGCCGGCCGCGATGGACGTCGTACGGATGGTCCTCGCCGGCCAGGTGCAGCGCGAGCTGGTCGGGCTGATCAACCGCTTCGGCCCGCTCGCCGTCGGCATGACCGGCGAGGACGCGGACACCATCACCGCGGTGCGGCACGTGCCGTGGATCGACGGGGAACCGGTGGACGTCGGCAGGGTGGGCGACGTCACCCGCGTGAACACCGGTGCTCTGGAGAGCCTGCTGGCGGACGGCCGGATCCCGGTGGTTTCGCCGCTCGCGCGCAGCGCCGAGGACGGCCTGGTCTACAACGTCAACGCCGACACCGCGGCGGCGGCGCTCGCGACCGCGCTGCGCGCCGAGGCGCTCGTCATGCTGACGGACGTCGCGGGTCTGTACGCGGGCTGGCCGCACAGCGACGAGGTCATCGAGCGGCTCACGGCCTGCGAGCTGGAGAAGCTCCTGCCGGAGCTGAGCGACGGCATGGTGCCCAAGATGACCGGTTGCCTGAACGCCGTGCGGGGCGGGGTGGGCGCGGCCCGGGTGATCGACGGGCGGGTCCCGCACTCGGTCCTCCTCCAGATGTTCACCGACGAGGGGGTCGGCACGGTGATCGTGCCGGACCCGGACGAGGCGGAGATCCTGCGGTGA
- a CDS encoding nuclear transport factor 2 family protein, whose translation MTVEMVATAGRTLQGQEFAALYAEAQQFYALQMQILDAHDTGLWAQTFTEDAVLELPSLPEPVPARAGLTRHERAGAAAQRRAGSPLSHWVGMLDVQPRADGSLHTRCSALVYATPDGGGSKVLYVCVMEDVLIRSRGGWLIAHRRVIRDDLA comes from the coding sequence ATGACCGTCGAGATGGTGGCCACCGCCGGACGTACGCTCCAGGGCCAGGAGTTCGCCGCCCTGTACGCGGAGGCGCAGCAGTTCTACGCGCTCCAGATGCAGATCCTCGACGCACACGACACCGGGCTGTGGGCGCAGACGTTCACCGAGGACGCCGTCCTCGAACTGCCCTCCCTGCCCGAGCCGGTGCCTGCCCGCGCCGGGCTCACCCGCCACGAGCGCGCCGGCGCGGCCGCGCAGCGGCGGGCCGGCAGCCCCCTCAGCCACTGGGTCGGCATGCTCGACGTACAGCCCCGGGCGGACGGCTCGCTGCACACCCGCTGCTCGGCCCTGGTGTACGCCACGCCGGACGGAGGCGGCTCCAAGGTCCTGTACGTGTGCGTCATGGAGGACGTCCTGATCCGCAGCCGCGGCGGGTGGCTCATCGCGCACCGCCGGGTGATCCGTGACGACCTGGCCTGA
- a CDS encoding LmbU family transcriptional regulator, whose amino-acid sequence MMARQAGLTAGSHGGPAAPPPQPPARQPRTAGTAPRRGQVLTTKVGLQMPTGMAYDEWERAGRQLAGVLDSSSWWLGDWLRYGKDHYTDRYQRGIQAVGLSYQTLRNYAWVARRFDFTRRRPTLSFQHHAELASMPVEDQDRWLDRAEQGQWTTKQLRGAIRAERQGGQLPRTPTEPSRRLEVPGSRVQWWHKAAEQLGVDFEQWVMTTLDSAAASALDDLAEQTRPVAVSA is encoded by the coding sequence ATGATGGCACGTCAGGCCGGTCTGACCGCAGGGTCGCATGGCGGCCCGGCAGCCCCTCCCCCGCAACCCCCGGCAAGACAGCCGCGCACTGCGGGGACCGCGCCGCGCCGGGGCCAGGTGCTGACGACCAAGGTGGGCCTGCAGATGCCGACCGGGATGGCCTACGACGAGTGGGAGCGGGCCGGGCGCCAGCTCGCCGGCGTCCTCGACTCGTCCTCCTGGTGGCTGGGCGACTGGCTGAGGTACGGCAAGGACCACTACACCGACCGGTACCAGCGCGGGATCCAGGCCGTCGGCCTCTCGTACCAGACCCTGCGCAACTATGCATGGGTAGCACGGCGCTTCGACTTCACCCGGCGCCGGCCCACCCTGAGCTTCCAGCACCACGCCGAGCTGGCCTCCATGCCCGTCGAGGACCAGGACCGCTGGCTCGACCGCGCCGAGCAGGGGCAGTGGACCACCAAGCAGCTGCGCGGCGCCATCCGAGCCGAGCGCCAGGGCGGGCAGCTGCCCCGCACCCCCACCGAGCCGAGCCGCCGCCTGGAGGTTCCCGGCAGCCGTGTCCAGTGGTGGCACAAGGCCGCGGAGCAGCTCGGCGTCGACTTCGAGCAGTGGGTGATGACCACGCTGGACAGCGCGGCCGCGAGCGCCCTGGACGACCTCGCCGAGCAGACCCGGCCCGTGGCCGTCAGCGCCTGA
- a CDS encoding lysine N(6)-hydroxylase/L-ornithine N(5)-oxygenase family protein, translating into MGITGRRNQEIYDVVGIGFGPSNMSLAIALEEHGASAPQHPVKSHFFERQPSFGWHRNMLLPSTTMQISFLKDLATFRNPMSRFSFISYLHASNRLVQFVNNQDFFPTRHEFHQYLEWAAAGLRDKVTYGAEVTSIRPVTEAGSSTPNLLEIEVRSGDGTTSVVTARNVTISTGLVPRLPEGVTSDERVWHSSEFLSKFNTRAPGDLKSVMVVGAGQSAAEITRFLYDSLPHAQVSAVIPSYGYSVADDTPFANQVFDPDAVDEYYFGTERARDAFWRYHRNTNYSVVDADVIRALYQRSYEEQVRGGDQRLHFRNLTRVAEVERVGSGARVVLHSLLDDRTEELAVDAIVFATGYDGLDPARLLGDFDQHFQRDAAGRHRVERDYRLVTASGLTCGVYLQGGTEHTHGMSSSLLSNIAVRSGEIADSIVLRRTERELDLNHPVAEASSAA; encoded by the coding sequence ATGGGCATAACTGGCAGGCGCAACCAAGAGATCTACGACGTGGTCGGTATCGGGTTCGGCCCGTCCAACATGTCGCTCGCGATCGCCTTGGAGGAGCACGGGGCGAGCGCTCCGCAGCATCCGGTCAAGTCCCATTTCTTCGAGCGACAGCCCTCGTTCGGCTGGCACCGGAACATGCTGCTGCCGTCGACGACCATGCAGATTTCATTCCTCAAGGACCTCGCGACCTTCAGGAATCCGATGTCCCGGTTCAGCTTCATCTCGTATCTGCACGCCTCCAACCGGCTCGTGCAGTTCGTGAACAACCAGGACTTCTTCCCGACCCGGCACGAATTCCACCAGTACCTGGAGTGGGCGGCCGCGGGCCTGCGCGACAAGGTCACCTACGGTGCCGAGGTCACCTCGATCCGGCCCGTCACCGAAGCCGGGTCGTCGACGCCCAACCTCCTCGAGATCGAGGTGCGCAGCGGCGACGGAACCACCAGCGTGGTCACCGCACGCAACGTGACCATCTCGACGGGTCTGGTGCCGCGCCTGCCGGAAGGTGTGACGTCCGACGAGCGGGTGTGGCACAGCTCGGAGTTCCTGAGCAAGTTCAACACCCGGGCCCCGGGCGACCTCAAGAGCGTGATGGTGGTCGGCGCCGGCCAGAGCGCGGCCGAGATCACCCGGTTCCTCTACGACTCGCTGCCGCACGCCCAGGTCTCCGCGGTCATCCCGTCGTACGGCTACTCCGTCGCCGACGACACCCCGTTCGCCAACCAGGTGTTCGACCCCGACGCGGTCGACGAGTACTACTTCGGCACCGAGCGGGCACGGGACGCGTTCTGGCGCTACCACCGCAACACCAACTATTCGGTGGTCGACGCCGACGTCATCCGGGCCCTGTACCAGCGCTCGTACGAGGAGCAGGTGCGCGGCGGCGACCAGCGGCTGCACTTCCGCAACCTCACCCGGGTCGCCGAGGTCGAACGCGTCGGAAGCGGGGCGCGGGTGGTCCTGCACTCGCTGCTCGACGACCGGACGGAGGAGCTGGCGGTCGACGCGATCGTGTTCGCCACCGGCTACGACGGCCTGGACCCGGCCCGCCTGCTCGGTGACTTCGACCAGCACTTCCAGCGCGACGCGGCGGGCAGGCACCGGGTGGAGCGCGACTACCGCCTGGTCACCGCATCGGGACTGACCTGCGGCGTGTATCTCCAGGGCGGCACCGAGCACACCCACGGCATGTCGTCGTCCCTGTTGTCGAACATCGCGGTACGCAGCGGCGAGATCGCCGATTCGATCGTGCTGCGGCGCACCGAGCGGGAGCTGGACCTCAACCACCCCGTGGCGGAGGCGTCCTCGGCCGCCTGA
- a CDS encoding VOC family protein: protein MTASTLSLTVADVAASRDFFCTHLGYAVAMAADGFASLTRGEDAAADIVLLRRGSEVLPAEQRDRHATGLIFALTVTGIEAEERRLREAGAPVTMPLREEPWGERLFQLTDPNGIVVQLVEWATPDEPAQKTEEDPAMLVITPTAENVTESPNARMTGLAAPSRGSTELSTWTVAMEAGRSGPEHSVSREQVWTVTAGVLEVTCGGRTEKVAAGQTLVLPPEVLRQVHAPQAAEAHVVMRADGVVRVPGTEDTRVLPWAR from the coding sequence GTGACCGCCTCCACCCTGTCCCTCACCGTCGCCGACGTGGCCGCCTCCCGCGACTTCTTCTGCACGCACCTCGGCTATGCGGTCGCCATGGCCGCCGACGGCTTCGCGTCCCTGACCCGCGGCGAGGATGCCGCCGCCGACATCGTGCTGCTGCGACGCGGCAGCGAAGTGCTCCCGGCCGAACAGCGCGACCGGCACGCCACCGGCCTGATCTTCGCGCTCACCGTCACCGGCATCGAAGCCGAGGAGCGGCGCCTGCGCGAGGCCGGAGCCCCGGTCACCATGCCGCTGCGCGAAGAACCCTGGGGCGAGCGGCTGTTCCAGCTGACCGACCCGAACGGAATCGTCGTCCAGCTCGTCGAATGGGCCACCCCCGACGAGCCTGCACAGAAGACCGAGGAGGACCCCGCCATGCTCGTGATCACCCCCACCGCCGAGAACGTCACCGAGTCCCCGAACGCCCGCATGACCGGCCTGGCCGCTCCCAGCCGCGGCAGTACGGAACTCAGTACCTGGACCGTCGCGATGGAGGCCGGCCGGAGCGGCCCCGAGCACTCCGTCAGCCGCGAGCAGGTCTGGACGGTGACCGCCGGCGTCCTCGAGGTCACCTGCGGCGGCCGCACCGAGAAGGTCGCCGCCGGCCAGACCCTCGTCCTGCCGCCGGAAGTGCTCCGGCAGGTCCACGCCCCGCAGGCGGCCGAGGCCCACGTCGTGATGCGCGCAGACGGCGTGGTCCGCGTGCCCGGCACCGAGGACACCCGTGTGCTGCCCTGGGCCCGGTGA
- a CDS encoding SDR family NAD(P)-dependent oxidoreductase: MTGGERTVSLVTGGNRGIGREVCRQLGALGHTVLLTARSLPAAEEAAAELRAEGGDVHPVALDVRDRASAERAARATGERFGRLDVLVNNAAIAYDTWQRAATADLDVVAEAADTNLYGPWRTTQAFLPLLRAGRHGRIVNVSSEAASLTSMGGGTPAYTASKAALNALTRMLSAELRGDRILVNSVCPGWVATDMGGPGGRPVREGAAGIVWAATLPDSGPTGGFFRDGRPLPW, encoded by the coding sequence ATGACGGGTGGCGAACGCACCGTCTCCTTGGTCACCGGCGGCAACAGGGGCATCGGACGGGAGGTGTGCCGGCAGCTCGGCGCGCTCGGACACACCGTCCTGCTGACCGCCCGCTCCCTGCCGGCCGCCGAGGAGGCCGCGGCGGAGCTCCGCGCCGAGGGAGGGGACGTCCACCCGGTGGCCCTCGACGTACGGGACCGGGCGAGCGCCGAGCGGGCCGCGCGCGCGACGGGCGAGCGCTTCGGGCGGCTCGACGTCCTGGTCAACAATGCGGCCATCGCGTACGACACCTGGCAGCGCGCCGCGACGGCCGACCTCGACGTGGTCGCGGAGGCCGCCGACACCAACCTGTACGGCCCCTGGCGCACCACGCAGGCGTTCCTCCCGCTGCTGCGGGCCGGCCGCCACGGGCGGATCGTCAATGTCAGCAGCGAAGCCGCGTCCTTGACGAGCATGGGCGGCGGGACCCCCGCCTACACCGCCTCCAAGGCCGCCCTGAACGCCCTCACCCGCATGCTCTCGGCCGAGCTGCGCGGCGACAGGATCCTGGTCAACTCCGTCTGCCCCGGCTGGGTCGCGACCGACATGGGCGGCCCGGGCGGCCGTCCCGTACGGGAGGGGGCGGCGGGGATCGTCTGGGCCGCCACCCTCCCGGACTCCGGACCCACCGGCGGCTTCTTCCGCGACGGCCGTCCGCTGCCCTGGTAG
- a CDS encoding MbtH family protein translates to MSSNPFDDADGRFYVLVNDEQQHSLWPSFTEVPAGWRIVFGEESRDKCLTYVEDKWTDLRPQSLRDAMVADAA, encoded by the coding sequence ATGAGCAGCAACCCGTTCGACGACGCCGACGGCCGGTTCTACGTTCTCGTGAACGACGAGCAGCAGCACTCGCTGTGGCCCTCGTTCACCGAGGTTCCCGCCGGCTGGCGCATCGTGTTCGGCGAGGAGAGCCGCGACAAGTGCCTCACGTACGTGGAGGACAAGTGGACCGACCTGCGGCCGCAGAGCCTGCGGGACGCGATGGTCGCCGACGCCGCGTGA
- a CDS encoding TetR/AcrR family transcriptional regulator yields MGLRESKKQETRQLISDCATRLFIEQGFEQTTIAEIAAAARVAKKTVTNYFARKEDLALDRHEAFTEGLARTVAERGPGEEPLTALGRTFRAALLEHSPVVGFTGPAFARMVADSPTLTARLRELHDQREEALAAALAAAAPDHAPAIAPRAAAALIAAADRLLFRRIQELTLAGRTDDQIEATLLPETDHLRAMLGAALEAGPVTRL; encoded by the coding sequence ATGGGGCTCCGCGAGTCCAAGAAGCAGGAGACCAGGCAGCTGATCTCCGACTGCGCGACCAGGCTCTTCATCGAGCAGGGCTTCGAGCAGACCACCATCGCCGAGATCGCCGCCGCGGCGCGCGTGGCCAAGAAGACGGTGACCAACTACTTCGCCCGCAAGGAGGACCTGGCCCTCGACCGGCACGAGGCGTTCACCGAGGGCCTGGCCCGGACCGTCGCCGAACGCGGGCCCGGCGAAGAGCCGCTCACCGCCCTGGGCCGGACGTTCCGCGCCGCCCTGCTGGAACACAGCCCCGTCGTCGGCTTCACCGGCCCCGCCTTCGCCCGCATGGTCGCCGACAGTCCCACGCTCACCGCCCGGCTGCGCGAACTGCACGACCAGCGAGAGGAAGCGCTCGCCGCCGCCCTGGCCGCCGCAGCCCCGGACCACGCCCCGGCCATCGCACCCCGGGCCGCCGCCGCGCTGATCGCCGCAGCGGACCGCCTGCTGTTCCGGCGCATCCAGGAGCTCACCCTGGCCGGCCGCACCGACGACCAGATCGAGGCCACGCTGCTCCCGGAGACCGACCACCTCCGCGCCATGCTCGGCGCTGCACTGGAGGCGGGCCCTGTCACACGCCTGTGA